The genome window aagaaaaaaagcttggaccagatcgacctgatcttctaattaagcagcaattAAGTGATTGCGGCCGAGCTTTTCCAGAACTTCTTATGGCAAGCGGAACTGAATGACAGGcgattatttaaaatttaattaaaattttatttgcctGTTCCAGGTTTTAAGTTATCAGACTATTCAACATCTGGCTGCAGCTGGAGTCCGAGCAGGCCGTATTGTGGGCCAAAGTTAACTCTGCGTAAGATGatttagcatcacaaaaaaacacgagttttattaatttcactGGACCTCAGTCTGAGTGACACTGCCCTCTGCAGTATAATACCTTGCGGACCCAAGGAGGCATGGTGTGCGTGCTGGGAGAGCGGTGGTGCGTGTTGATGACGatgacagtgatgatgatggaggTGATGACGAGGATCATGGTGAAGAGCATGTATTTGCCGATGAGCGGCACGGCGCTGGAGGTGGACGGGATCAGCTCGACGATCACCAGGAGGAAGACGGTCAGAGACAGCAGGACAGAGATGCTCAGGGTCATCttctcacctacacacacacacacacacacacacacagaattgaATACGAGCTGAACCGAGAGGTCAGATTCATTCACACGTCATCACCAGAATACGGAGTTACCAGAGTCGGTGGGCAGGTAGAAGACGAGACCGGTGAGGAAGGAGAAGAGCATACAGGGGATGATGACGTTGACGATGAAGTACAGCGGCAGTCTGAGCATCAGGAAGTGATAGGTGATGTCCAGGTATGGTCTGTTTGGGCAGCATGCGtagttaacccagtgtttcCAGCTCCGGTAGTCCTTCATCACCCACTCGCCGCTCTCCATGAAGTTACTGAGGTCCGGACGATCGctgtcctacacacacacacattaagaaAATAACTGTGCAATGATTAGACAGCATTACTTTTCAGTCTAAAGTCCCTTCACGTCCCTGACCTCGGTGCGTGATGACACTTGTCTTAAGTGGATTTCTTAAaagtgtttgcgtgtgtgtaccGGGTTAATGACAACCAGGTGGCCTTCGTAGGTCCAAATGCCGAGCTTCATGCTGCAATTCTGCAGGTCGAATGGAAAATAAACGACGACGATCTCACAGTAGCTCTTAAAGATGGCTGGAGGATTCCACGTGATCTGCCCGGTGTGTTCCAGCATGACCTTCGTCTCGTGCACGATGGCGAAGTTTCCATTTgcactgcaacacacacaatcataaaaAGGAAGGGGTAAGTAAAAAGCATTCCGTAATACGCTATGGCGATTGGTTGAATCAAGGTCGGGGGGACAGTAGATTACATTTAGACATTGGGAACAATGACGCAATACCCATCATGCAGttgtattattaaaatacagTTTATAATATTATTCATCATTTCTCcagagtgacacacacacaacattttcacttgttacttttttttaattaaacatttttaattgtaCTTGTTGTAGAGCACTAAATCTGGTTTCCAGATGTCCCTGGAGGGAATCCGAATCTTCCTGATTCCTCCGTAGTCGTCTGGATTCCAAATAAGATTGACATCCTTCCATTGCTG of Clarias gariepinus isolate MV-2021 ecotype Netherlands chromosome 6, CGAR_prim_01v2, whole genome shotgun sequence contains these proteins:
- the chrna1 gene encoding acetylcholine receptor subunit alpha, whose amino-acid sequence is MGHAGGSLLLGIFLLLIGLGPGQCSPDETRLVKDLFKGYNKVVRPVSHFRDAVVVTVGLQLIQLINVDEVNQIVTTNVRVKQQWKDVNLIWNPDDYGGIRKIRIPSRDIWKPDLVLYNNANGNFAIVHETKVMLEHTGQITWNPPAIFKSYCEIVVVYFPFDLQNCSMKLGIWTYEGHLVVINPDSDRPDLSNFMESGEWVMKDYRSWKHWVNYACCPNRPYLDITYHFLMLRLPLYFIVNVIIPCMLFSFLTGLVFYLPTDSGEKMTLSISVLLSLTVFLLVIVELIPSTSSAVPLIGKYMLFTMILVITSIIITVIVINTHHRSPSTHTMPPWVRKIFIDTIPNFMFFSSMKRPSQERKVKRPLQVDLDISDISGKPVPTSVTFQSPIIKNPDVQGAIDGVKYIADTMRSDEESNHAAAEWKFVAMVLDHILLCVFMAVCIVGTVGVFAGRLIELNML